A window of the Tachyglossus aculeatus isolate mTacAcu1 chromosome 2, mTacAcu1.pri, whole genome shotgun sequence genome harbors these coding sequences:
- the CAPZA3 gene encoding F-actin-capping protein subunit alpha-3: MPEDCGDEGLSLEARERVAESLLGQAPPGEFPAVLADLRVLLRDEQLLRALGPRLAARHHKDHLTPVQVEGHWLLLTRFNDLGPHGFLDPESRLSFVLDQLGLGARAVYGHGLLQDEGEGLRAALSEAVGAYVRSRFPSGRWAVFRKSVGGRPVLVACVENHSHRSTGPWNAAWTSTWTVTPGPLAAQLSGTLRIRAHAFKDANVHLGARKEVDRTVGAVGRCQLVSQVMRVLEEEEGEFQEALLDQLRALAETLLRKDLRRALPVTRTTLNWPRLLAELRPTGPRLRPPRDFLAPAPAPPKALKVWRSRAVE; the protein is encoded by the coding sequence ATGCCCGAAGACTGCGGGGATGAAGGACTGAGCCTGGAGGCCAGAGAGCGGGTGGCCGAGAGTCTGCTGGGGCAGGCCCCTCCCGGCGAATTCCCGGCTGTTCTGGCCGACCTCCGTGTCCTGCTCCGGGACGAGCAGCTGCTGCGGGCCCTGGGGCCCCGCCTGGCCGCCCGCCACCACAAGGACCACCTGACGCCAGTCCAGGTCGAAGGCCATTGGCTCCTGCTGACCCGCTTCAACGACCTCGGCCCCCACGGCTTCCTGGACCCTGAAAGCCGACTGTCCTTCGTGCTGGACCAGTTGGGCCTCGGCGCGCGGGCGGTCTACGGCCACGGCCTCCTGCAGGACGAAGGAGAGGGCCTGAGAGCGGCCCTCTCCGAGGCCGTGGGCGCCTACGTCCGGTCCCGCTTCCCCTCCGGACGCTGGGCCGTGTTCCGGAAATCCGTGGGGGGCCGCCCGGTCCTGGTGGCCTGCGTGGAGAACCACAGCCACCGGTCGACGGGGCCCTGGAACGCCGCCTGGACGTCCACCTGGACGGTGACCCCGGGGCCCTTGGCGGCCCAGCTGTCGGGCACCCTCCGCATCCGGGCCCACGCCTTCAAGGACGCCAACGTCCACCTCGGGGCCCGCAAGGAGGTGGACCGGACGGTGGGGGCCGTGGGCCGCTGCCAACTGGTGAGCCAGGTGATGAGggtgctggaggaggaagagggcgagtTCCAGGAGGCCTTGCTGGACCAGCTGCGGGCCCTGGCGGAGACGTTGCTGCGGAAGGACTTGCGGAGGGCCCTCCCAGTCACGCGCACCACCCTCAACTGGCCCAGGCTCCTGGCCGAGCTGAGGCCCACCGGCCCCCGCCTCCGGCCCCCCCGGGACTTCCTcgcgcccgcccccgccccacccaaaGCCCTGAAGGTTTGGAGGTCAAGGGCCGTGGAATAA